Part of the Flavobacterium sp. MDT1-60 genome, GCTATTTCTTTTGTGGTAAACTGTAATTTGCAGCATTATTCAGGCGAAAGCGGGGTTTCTTACCTATCACAAATGTTCTTAATGTTCCTGCAATTTGTTTCTGCTGGTGTTGGAATGGCTGCTGCCGCAATGATTTTTACAGCAATGAAAGAAAGAACTACAGATAAACTGGGGAATTTCTATAATTATTTCATCAAAAGCTGTACTCGTATTTTATTACCCCTTTCAGCTATTGTAGCAGTTGCTCTATTATTTAGCGGAACTCCTATGACGTTTGAAGGAAAAGATACCATTACAACTTTACAAGGCGATTCGGTACAAGTTTCACGCGGGCCGGCTGCAGCTTTTATCGCTATCAAACATATTGGCACAAACGGCGGTGGTTTTTTTGGAGCCAATTCGGCACATCCTTTAGAAAACCCAACTTATTTCACGAATGCAGTTGAGCTTTGGGCACAATTAATCATTCCGTTTGCCATGATTTTTGCCTTAGGTTTTTATCTAAAGAAAAGAAAACTATCCTACGTAATCTTCGGCGTCATGACCGTTGGTTTTTTACTCCTTGTTATTCCGACTGTTGTCAGTGAGCTTAATGGAAATCCAGCGATAGAAAAAATGGGAATTGCTCAGACAACCGGAGCGATGGAAGGAAAAGAAGTTCGTTTTGGTCCAGCCATTTCAGGATTCTGGAGTATTGCTACAACTGTAATTTCTACAGGTTCTGTAAACAGTATGCACGATAGTTCTATGCCAATTTCCGGCGCGATGCAATTACTCGCTATGATGGTCAATGCTTTTTACGGAGGTTGTGGTGTCGGAATCCTGAACTTTTATATTTTCATTATTCTTGCAGTATTTATTT contains:
- the kdpA gene encoding potassium-transporting ATPase subunit KdpA, which translates into the protein MNTELFGVISIFIISIVLAIPLGKYIAKVYLGDKTLFDPIFNPIEKFIFKISGINSTEEMNWKQHLKALLSINMIWFFLCFFILLFQGSLFLNPDNNPSMSPDLAFNTAISFVVNCNLQHYSGESGVSYLSQMFLMFLQFVSAGVGMAAAAMIFTAMKERTTDKLGNFYNYFIKSCTRILLPLSAIVAVALLFSGTPMTFEGKDTITTLQGDSVQVSRGPAAAFIAIKHIGTNGGGFFGANSAHPLENPTYFTNAVELWAQLIIPFAMIFALGFYLKKRKLSYVIFGVMTVGFLLLVIPTVVSELNGNPAIEKMGIAQTTGAMEGKEVRFGPAISGFWSIATTVISTGSVNSMHDSSMPISGAMQLLAMMVNAFYGGCGVGILNFYIFIILAVFISGLMVGRTPEFLGKKIEAREIKIAAFIAILHPLLILAGTALASYFAAHDTAMGYWFSGNATGWLNNPGNHGFSEMLYEYTSSAANNGSGFEGLGDNNPFWNITTGIVLLLSRFIPIIGPLAIAGLLANKKYIPESAGTLKTDTSIFGVMVFAVIAIIAALSFFPALALGPLAEYFTLK